In bacterium, a single genomic region encodes these proteins:
- the pepF gene encoding oligoendopeptidase F, which yields MHNIELTGIMLFCLVFATVSAFAQEKDRTKIADQYKWDLTHIYPSDDAWKTAKKKLVQDFKKIKAYEGTLNQSSQQLLGCLDLVTELNKTFTRIYVYASMNSDQDTRESKYLGMVQEMSQVGSEFGAITSFVEPEILKMDKKIVDGFIAKEKKLEIYRFYLDDLLRRQAHTGTAGEEKIIADAGLMADASYSIFNIFSNAEFPYPEVTLSDGQKLKLDQANFQIGRTLRNREDRKKVFATFFGKINEFRRTYGTQLYAGVKRNMFFAKARKYDSAMESALDANNIPVSVYQSLVKGVNDNLATFHRYLKLRQRILGLDQLHYYDLYAPLLDNVDLKYSVGEAEQNIIASLAPLGNDYIGVTKKAFSERWIDMYPTEGKRSGAYSNGGAYDVHPYMLMNYNGKYDDMSTLTHELGHTMQSYYSNKTQPYATANYPIFVAEVASTFNEALLIDYMLKQIKDDKVKLSLLGSYLENIKGTVFRQTQFAEFEMKIHEAAEKGEALTGDKFNEIYMELTKRYYGHDKGVCIVDDEMKTEWAYIPHFYYNFYVYQYATSFTASAALSEKVLAGDKEATKKYMEFLAAGGSDYPINLLKKAGVDMTTSQPLELTMKKMNRVMDEMEKILDKMKK from the coding sequence ATGCACAATATCGAATTAACCGGGATCATGCTCTTTTGTTTAGTCTTTGCAACAGTAAGCGCTTTTGCCCAGGAAAAAGACCGTACCAAAATTGCCGATCAATATAAATGGGACCTCACTCATATTTATCCGTCGGATGATGCATGGAAAACGGCTAAAAAAAAACTCGTCCAGGATTTTAAAAAAATCAAAGCTTATGAAGGCACATTGAATCAATCGTCCCAGCAATTGCTCGGATGTTTGGATCTGGTTACCGAATTGAATAAGACGTTTACCCGCATCTACGTGTACGCCAGTATGAATTCGGATCAGGATACGCGGGAATCCAAATACCTCGGTATGGTTCAGGAAATGAGCCAGGTTGGATCAGAATTTGGAGCGATCACGTCGTTTGTTGAACCTGAAATTCTGAAAATGGATAAGAAGATCGTCGACGGATTTATTGCCAAAGAAAAGAAACTTGAAATTTATAGATTCTATCTGGATGACTTGCTTCGCCGCCAGGCGCATACCGGTACTGCCGGCGAAGAAAAAATTATTGCCGATGCCGGGCTGATGGCCGATGCGTCCTACAGCATCTTCAATATTTTTTCTAACGCTGAATTTCCTTATCCGGAAGTCACTTTAAGTGACGGTCAAAAATTAAAACTCGATCAGGCCAACTTTCAAATCGGACGGACGCTGCGTAATCGCGAAGATCGTAAAAAAGTATTTGCTACTTTTTTTGGTAAGATTAATGAATTTCGGCGTACGTACGGCACTCAATTATATGCCGGCGTCAAACGGAATATGTTTTTTGCAAAAGCCAGGAAATATGATTCCGCTATGGAATCCGCACTCGATGCCAATAACATTCCGGTCAGCGTCTATCAAAGCCTCGTCAAAGGCGTGAACGATAATTTGGCAACGTTTCACCGATATCTGAAATTGCGCCAGAGGATTCTTGGTTTAGATCAATTGCATTATTACGATCTGTATGCGCCGTTGCTCGATAATGTCGATCTGAAGTATTCCGTCGGCGAGGCCGAGCAGAATATTATCGCTTCGCTTGCACCGCTGGGCAATGACTATATCGGCGTGACAAAAAAAGCCTTTTCGGAACGTTGGATCGACATGTATCCAACGGAGGGTAAACGCTCAGGCGCGTATTCCAACGGCGGCGCGTACGACGTGCATCCGTACATGTTGATGAATTATAACGGCAAATACGACGATATGAGTACGCTGACACATGAACTTGGTCACACGATGCAAAGCTATTATTCCAATAAAACTCAGCCGTACGCGACGGCCAATTATCCCATCTTTGTTGCGGAAGTTGCTTCGACGTTCAATGAAGCGCTGCTCATCGATTACATGTTGAAGCAGATCAAAGACGATAAAGTGAAGTTGTCCCTGCTCGGTAGTTATTTGGAAAATATCAAAGGAACGGTTTTCCGCCAGACGCAATTTGCAGAATTTGAGATGAAAATTCACGAAGCTGCCGAAAAAGGCGAAGCGCTAACGGGCGATAAATTCAACGAGATCTACATGGAATTGACCAAGCGATATTATGGTCATGACAAAGGCGTGTGCATCGTTGATGATGAAATGAAGACGGAGTGGGCGTATATTCCTCATTTTTATTATAATTTCTACGTGTATCAATACGCCACGTCGTTTACCGCTTCGGCAGCTTTGTCTGAAAAAGTTTTAGCCGGCGATAAAGAAGCGACTAAAAAATATATGGAATTTCTCGCGGCAGGCGGTTCGGACTATCCCATCAATTTGCTCAAAAAAGCCGGCGTCGATATGACAACATCTCAACCATTAGAACTGACGATGAAGAAAATGAATCGAGTGATGGATGAGATGGAGAAGATATTAGATAAGATGAAAAAATAA